The segment CGGCGGCGGCGCTCTCGGGCTTTGCCTCGGCGGTGTGCGCCTTCCTGCTGGGCGGCTGGCTCAGCCTGAGCCTGGACGGCACGGTGCGGCCCATGGCCGCCACCATGGCGGTGCTGGGCGCGGGCGCGGCCCTGTGCGCCTGGACCCTGGTGCAGTCGCAGGCCCGCCTGCCGGCCGCGGCGGGAGCCCGCCCATGAGTAGCGCCATGACACTGCGCCCCATCTGCCTGGCCGGCCCCACCGGCTGCGGCAAGACGGCCGCCGCCCTGGCCCTGGCCCAGTACCTGCCGCTGGAAATCATCAGCGTGGACTCGGCCCTGGTCTACCGCGGCATGGACATTGGCACGGCCAAGCCCACGCCGGCCGAGCAGGCCCTGGCCCCCCATCACCTGATCGACATCCTGGACCCGCTGGACAGCTACAGCGCCGCCGAGTTCGCGCGCGACGCCCAGCGCCTGGCCGCCGAGATCCTGGCCCGCGGCCGCCTGCCCTTGCTGGTGGGCGGCACCATGCTGTACTTCAAGGCCTTGTTCGAGGGCCTCTCGCCCCTGCCCCAGGCCGACGAGGCCCTGCGCGCCGAGCTGGATGCCGAGGCGGCCCGCATCGGCTGGCCCGCCATGCATGCGCGCCTGGCCGAGGTGGACCCCATCACCGCGGCCCGCCTGGCGCCTGGCGATTCGCAGCGCATCCAGCGCGCGCTGGAGGTCTGGCACCTGAGCGGCCGCCCGCTCTCGGCCCTGCATGCCGAACAGGCCAAGAGCCCCGGCGTGGACTGGCCCCTGCTCTCGCTGGAGCCCACGGACCGCGCCTGGCTGCACCAGCGCCTGGCCCAGCGCTTTCAGCAGATGCTGGAGCAGGGCCTGGTGGCCGAGGTGCAGGGCCTGCGCGCGCGCGGTGACCTCAGCCCCGATCTGCCGTCCATGCGCTGCGTGGGCTACCGCCAGACCTGGGAATGCCTGGACGCCGGTGATCTGGCGCCCCTGGCCGAGCGCGGCATTGCCGCCACCCGCCAGCTGGCCAAGCGCCAGATCACCTGGCTGCGCAGCATGCCCCAGCGCCAGGTGATCGACTGCCAAAACCCCGAGGCCACCCTGCATGTGCTGGCCGCGGTGCACAAGCTGCTGACATGAACCCGCCCCGCCATCCGGTGCTGCAGGCCCGCGGCCTGGGCAAGCGTTACGGCGAGCTGCCGGTCTTCAGCGGCATCTCGCTGGAACTGCGCGCCGGCGAGCTGGTGGCTTTGCTGGGCGAGTCGGGCTGCGGCAAGTCCACGCTGCTGAACTGCCTGGCCGGGCTGGACAGCGTAGAGGCCGGCGAGGTGCGCCTGCTGGACCAACCCCTGAGCGCCCTGCCCGAGCCGGCCCAGGCCGCGCTGCGTCGCCGCGCCCTGGGCTTTGTGTTCCAGGCTTTCCATGTGCTGCCCCAGCTCAGCGTGGCGGACAACGTGGCCCTGCCCCTGCTGCTGCTGGGCCGGCCCGACGCGGCGCGGGTGCAGCAGCTGCTGGAGGCCGTGGGCCTGGCCGGACTGGGCGAGCGCGCGCCGCGCCAGCTCTCTGGCGGGCAGCTGCAGCGCGTGGCCATTGCCCGCGCCCTGGTGCACCGGCCGGCCCTGGTGCTGGCCGATGAACCCACCGGCAATCTGGACCCGCGCCACGCGGCCCAAGTGCTGGAGCTGCTGCGCGCCCAGTGCCGGCAGGAGGGCGCCGCCTGCCTGCTGGTGACCCATTCCGAACGCGCCGCCGCCAGCGCCGACCGCTGCCTGCGCATGGATGCCGAAGGTCTGCAGCCATGGTCGCCCTCGCCTCACTGACGCGCTGGCTGCGCGCCCTCTCCTGGCCCATGGCGCGGGCCCAGGCCGGGCGCCAGCTGCTGGCCCTGCTGGCCATCGCCCTGGGCGTGGCCCTGGCCTACGGCGTGCAGCTGCTCAATGACTCGGCCCTGGGCGAGTTCGAGGCCGCCCAGCGCCAGCTCACCGGCACGCCCGATCTGGTGCTGGCGGCCGAGGGCGGCGGCGCGCTCTCCGACGAATGGCCCGCCCGCCTGGCCGCCCTGCCCGGCGTGCAGCAGAGCGCGCCGGTGCTGGAGGCCACGCTCAATCTGCTGCCCAGCCGCCAGGGCCTGCGCCTGCTGGGGCTGGACGCACTGCAGAGCGCGCAGTTCCGCCCCGCCCTGCTGCCCCAGCCCTTTGTGGACCAGGCCGCCGACGCCGGCCCGCTGGCCCTGCTGGCGCCCGATGCCGTCTATCTGAACGAGGCCGCGCTGCGCCTGCTGCCCACGCCGCGGCCCAGCCACATCAGCCTGCGCTGGAGCGCCCAGGGCCAGACCCGCAGCGCCAGCCTGCGCCTGGCCGGGCGGGTGGAGGCGGCGGGCGCGCCCTTGGCCGTGATGGACATTGCCGGCGCCCAGGCCCTGCTGGGCCGTCTGGGCGAGCTGGACCGGGTGGAGCTGCGCCTGGCCGAGGGCGCCACGGCCCCGCCCCTGCCCGCCGGCCTCAAGGCCGTGCCGCCCGAGGCCGGACGGGGCGAAGACCTGGCAGCACTCAGCCGAGCCTACCGCGTGAACCTCAGCGTGCTGGCCCTGATGGCGCTGTTCACCGGCGCCTTTCTGGTGTTTGCCGTGCAGTCCCTGGCGGCCGCCCAGCGCCAGCCGCAACTGGCCCTGCTGGGCGTGCTGGGGCTTTCGGCGCGCGAGCGCTTTGCCCTGGTGCTGGCCGAGGCCGCCCTGCTGGGCCTGCTGGGCAGCGCCCTGGGCCTGCTGGGCGGTGCCGGCCTGGCGGCCCTGGGCCTGCAGCTGCTGGACGGCGATCTGGGCAGCGGCCTGCTGGGCGGCGGCGGGCAGAGTCGTTTGCACATCGAGCTGCTGCCCCTGCTGATCTACGGCGGCCTGGGCCTGGCCGTGGCCATGCTGGGCGCCATCGGGCCGGCCTGGCAGGCCCGGCATATGGCGCCAGCCCAGGTGCTCAAGGGCCTGGGCGCCGAGCTGCTGCCCGCACCGCCCGTCTGGCTGGGGCCGCTCCTGCTGCTGGCCGGCGCCGGCCTGGCCTGGCTGCCGGCCTGGGGCGGCCTGCCCCTGGCGGCCTATCTGGGCATGCTGTGCATGCTGCTGGGCGGCCTGCTCTGCGTGCCGCCCCTGGTGCGCGCCCTGGGCGCCCTGCTGCCGGGCCAGCGCCACGCCGGCCTGCTGCTGCTGCGCCAGCGTGCGCGCGAAGGCGCGGGCGAGGCTGCCCAGCTGCTGGCCGGGGTGCTGGTGGCTCTGGCGCTCTCGGTGGCCATGCTGGTGATGATCTACAGCTTCCGCGCCTCGCTGAGTCAGTGGCTGCAGCAGATGCTGCCGGCCGATCTGTACGTGCGCTCGGCCCTGCGCGGCGAGGCGGGCTTGCGCGCGCCACTGCCCGCCGAGTTCGTAGCTGCCGTGCAGCGCAGCGGCCTGGTGCGCGAGCTCCAGCCCCAGCGCAGCCGCCGCATCGCCCTGCCGCCCGCTGCCGGCGAGGCCCAGCCGCGCTGGATCACCCTGCTGGCCCGCCCCGTGCCGGACGAAAGCCGCCTGCCCCTGGTGGGCGAGCGCGCCAGCGCCCCCGCACCAGGCCTGCAGCCGCTCTATCCCAACGAGGCCTTGCGTGACCAGCTGGGCCTGCAGCCCGGCGCCCGCCTCAGCCTGCCCGGCCTGGGGCCGCAAGGCCAGGCGCTGGAGGGCTATGTGCGCGCCGTCTGGCGCGACTACAGCCGCCAGAGCGGCGCCCTGCTGGTGCCGCATGCCGACTACCTGCGCGCCAGCGGCGACGCCGAGGTGAACGAGCTCTACATCTGGCTGGCGCCGGGCGCCGAGCCGGGTGCGGTGCAGGCCGGCCTGCGCACCCTGGCCGGCGAGGCGCAGGACATCGAACAGGTCTCCAGCGGCGAGCTGCTGGCCATCTCCCTGCACATCTTCGACCGCAGCTTCGCGGTGAGCTACTGGCTGCAGGCCATTGCGCTGGGCCTGGGCCTGGTGGGCGTGGCGGCCACGCTCTCGGCCCAGGTGCTGTCGCGGCGGCGCGAGTTCGGCCTGCTGCGCCATCTGGGCTTCAGCCGGGCCCAGCTGCGCATCCTGCTGCTGGCCGAAACCGCGGTGCAGACCACGGCCGGTGCCCTGCTGGGCCTGGGCCTGGGTCTGGCCATCAGCGCGGTGCTGGTCTTTGTGGTGAACCCGCAGAGCTTCCACTGGAGCATGGATCTGGCCCTGCCCACGGCCCGCCTGGCCGCCCTGCTGGCCGCCACCCTGGCCGCGGCCCTGCTCACCGCCTGGCTGGCGGGCCGGCGCAGCCTGGGTCAGGATCTGCTGCGCGCGGTGCGGGAGGACTGGTGATGCGGGGCTTCATCATCAAGGGCATGAACCCACGCCGTGCGCTGCTGCAGCAGCTGGCCGCCCTGGGCCTGAGCACAGGCCTGGCGGGCACGGGCGCCTTGCTGCTGCCCCGGCCGGCCTTCGCGCTGGAGCGCCGGCCCTTGAGCTTTCCGCGCGACCATGGGGCGCATCCCGAGTCCGGCCTGGAGTGGTGGTACCTGACGGGCCTGCTGGCCGAGCAGGACTGGGGCGCGCCGCGCTGGGGCTTCCAGCTCACCTTTTTCCGCGTGCGGCATGGGGATGCCGCCGTGCAGCAGCACCCGAGCCGCCTCGCCCCGCGCCAGCTGCTGCTGGCCCATGTGGCGCTCACCGACCTGACGCGCGGCCAGCTGCAGCATGATCAGCGCGTAGCCCGCCTGGGCCTGGGCCATGCCCGCTACGCCGAGGCCGATACCGATTTGCGCCTGCAGGACTGGTGGCTGCGTCGTGAGCCGGCCGCAAGCGCGGAGGCCGGCGGCTCGCGCTACCGCGCGGCCTTTGGTGGCCAGCGCTTTGCCCTGCAGCTGGACCTGAGCACCGCCCTGCCGCCCCTGCTGCAGGGCGAGGCCGGCTGGTCCCGCAAGGGCCCCGAGCCCCAGCATGCCAGCCAGTACTACAGCCAGACCCAGCTCCAGGGCCAGGTCTTGCTGCGCGATCAGGAAGGCAAGACCCGGCCCTACCTCGCCCGCGCCTGGCTGGACCACGAGTGGAGCGACGCCCTGCTCGCCCCCGAGGCCCAGGGCTGGGACTGGATGGGCCTCAATCTGCAGGACGGCCGCGCGCTCACCGCCTTTCGCCTGCGCCGAGCCGACGGCAGCGAGCTCTGGAGCGGCGGCAGCCTGCGGGAGGCCGGGGGCGCCAGCCGCAGCTTTGCCCCGGGCGAGCTGCGCCTCAAGCCCCTGCGCGAATGGCGCAGCCCCGCCAGCGGCGCCCGCTACCCCTTGGCCTGGGCCCTGGACGGCCCAGGTTTGGGATCAGGCGGAGGCTGGCGCCTGGAAGCCCTGGCCGACGCCCAGGAAGTGGACGCCCGCGCCAGCAGCGGCGTGCTGTACTGGGAAGGCGCCGCCCTGCTGCGCAACGCCCAGGGCCAGGCCATCGGCCGCGGCTATCTGGAGCTGACGGGGTATGCGCAGAGGATGAGGGTGGGCTGAAAGTCGGCCGGCCTGTTCGGGCCTGACTGTCGGTGCCGGCGCCCATCCTTGCCACGGTCTTCGACTTCCAAGGTCGTGCTGCTGAATACTGCGCCAACAGCGATCCGCCGGGTGCTACCGTTTAAACAGAAATGCCAGCAAGGCCACCCAAGCCACAAAGCCGAGAACCAGTCCTGCCTTGATGGCCGACAAGTTGGCAAGCCACTTTGAATTTGGATGGAGCTTGCGCATTTCCATCAGCTCACGCCGAGCGAGGGCGGCATTCGACTCTCCCCGGTAGGGATGTCGGGGGAGATCTTTTGTCAAAGGAATGAAGGCCTCTCCGACAAGCACCATGCATCCCAGCGGATAGACAAAGCAGACAGCCAGGAATGAGCGCTCATCCATTCCGAGCTTGTGCAGCCAGATCGAGCCTGCAATCAAAGCGAAGGCCGAAAGAAAACAGAATGCACGCGTAGCGTTGGACATGAGGCTCAACGTTGAACCTGAGCCGCGAGCAGCGGCTTGCCGACGCGAGTCGGCTCATGCGACTGGTTGGGTGCCATCCGACTTAGAGGGTTCGTATCCTGTTCCGCCGCAATGGAAACAGTACTCAGAGAGGCCATTGAATCCGCCACACTTCGAACATAGCTTCTGGTACTCGCCGAGTTCAACAGCGCCTTGCAATTTCTCTGGAATAGTCTGTCGTTGAGCCATTCGCAACTTCACGGCACCTTTGTTCTTGCACACCGCACAGGTGAGCTCATCCAGGACATGGGCAGGTAGTTCGGCAACCAACTTCGGATTGAAACCGTGATTGAATATTTCAAGCTTCTGCTTCTTCTTAAGTCGCTCGGCAGTGATTTCAATCCATGACTGGCTCACCTGCGTGCCACGGCCGCAGTTGATGCAAACGGCAGTGTCGCCAGCACGCAGCGCTTTTGAATCATCTTTCGACATACCCGATTTTTCCCTGAACTGCACCTAACTAAGTTGCAAGCAGATCGTTAACGATATCTGCCCAATATTTGAGCACAGCGCCAGAGCGCCCTCACCACAGCCAAGGCCGCCAGCTCAAGCCCCGGCCTGCGCTCCCTCACGACTTCCTCACCACCCCCGCCGACCTCCCCGGCAGCAGCCCCGCCCCAGCGCGCACGCAGTTGCGGCCGGCGGCCTTGGCGCTGTAGAGCGCTTCGTCGGCCTCGGAGATGAGCTGGTCCAGGGTGATGTGGTGGTCGGCCAGGGCGGCCACGCCCAGGCTGGCGCTCACGGGAATCACGGCGCCCTCCCAGCGGAAGTCCAGGGCCTGTATGCCTTCGCGGATGCGCTCGGCCACGTCCAGGGCGCCCAGGGGATCGGTGTGGGGGAGGAAGATGATGAACTCCTCGCCACCAAAGCGGGCCAGCACATCGGCCTGGCGCAGGGTCTCGCAGCTGACCTCGGCAATGCGGCGCAGCAGCTGGTCGCCGCAGAGGTGGCCGTGACGGTCGTTCACCAGCTTGAAGTGGTCCACATCCAGCAGCAGCAGGGCGCAGGCGGTGTCGTAGCGGCGGGCGCGCGACCATTCGCGCTCCACCAGCTCCAGGAAATGGCGGCGGTTGAAGGTGCCGGTCAGCCCGTCGAGCGTGGCATGGCGGCTCATGCGCAGGTGGGCGCGGTCCAGGTGCTGGACCAGGCTCAGGAAGAGGTAGCCGAAGACGCTGGTGATGCCCAGGGCGCAGGCGCTGGCGCTCAGCGCGGCGATCAGGCGGTTGCCCTCGCCCAGCAGGCTGATCACGAGCTGGGAGATCAGCACCGAAAGCAGCCAGACGGCGCCCACCAGCAGGGCCAGGCTGCGCCCCAGGCCCAGGCGCTGCACCCAGCGGTTCAGGACGGGCAGCCAGGCGGGCTGTTCGGGGTCGTGCTGAGGCTGGGGCATCCGGGAACTTCTGTTGGGGGCGAGGCAGCCCTATTCGACCACAGGGCCGCCGCCGCGGTGCGGATCGGCCCTGGGCCACCCCCGCAAAAGAGGGGCGCGCCACCGGTTTCGGCGACGCGCCCCGCGCGAGGTGCAACAGATCGTGTGAGCGGGCGGGTGGCCGGCGGTGCCAAGCGCGCTAGCTAGCGCCCAGCCCGGCCGGCTGCCCTCAGTGCGCGCCCCCGGCGTCCACCGGCGCCCCTGCCATGCGGGCCGGGCGGCGGGTCAGCCAGATGCTGGCGATCAGCAGCAGGAAGAGCACGGCCGAGGCCAGGAAGATGTCGTCCGCAGCCCGGGTGAAGGCCTGCTGGTCGATCAGGCGGTTGATCTGGGCCAGGGCCTGATCGGGGCTGAGGCCGGCGGACGCCAGGCGGCTCAGGGTTTCGCCGGCCACCGGGTCGCCCTGCCCCAGGCGCTCCACCAGGTGGTGGTGATGCAGGGTGGCCCGGTTCTCCCACACCGTGGTGGAGATGGAGGTGCCCATGGCCCCGGCGGTGATGCGCACGAAGTTCGACAGACCGGCCGCCGCGGCGATGCGCTCGGGGGGAATGCCCGAGAGCGTCAGCGTGGTGAGCGGGATGAAGAAGAAGGCCAGGGCCGCGCCCTGCAGCACGGTGGGGATCATGATGGTGCCGAAATCGGTCTGCGGCGTGAAGTTGGAGCGCATGCCCAGCACCACGGCAAACATCACGAAGGCAAAGCTGGCCATCAGGCGCGGGTCGAAGCGCGACACGTTCTTGCCCACCACGGGCGAGAGCAGGATGGCCAGCAGGCCCACCGGCGCGAGCGCCATGCCGGCGTCGGTGGCGGTATAGCCCATCCATTGCTGCAGCCACAGGGGCAGCAGCACCACATTGCCGAAGAAGAGGCCGTAGGCCACCGAGAGCGTCAGCGCGCCGAACAGGAAGTTGCGCCGTGCGAAGAGGCGCAGGTCCACCACGGGGTGATCGTCGGTGAGCTCCCAAATCAGGAAGATCACGAAGCCCACCAGGGCCGTCACGCCCAGCAGCTGGATCTCGCCGCTGGCAAACCAGTCCAGCTCCTTGCCCTTGTCCAGCATCACCTGCAGCGCGCCCACCCAGATCACCAGCAGGGCCAGGCCCACGCCGTCGATGGGCAGCTTGGCCGTGGGCGTCTCGCGATCACGGTAGATGCTCCAGGTCAGGAAGGCGGCAATCAGGCCCACCGGCACATTGATGTAGAAGATCCAGGGCCATGAGACGTTGTCCGTGATCCAGCCACCCAAGAGCGGCCCCACCACGGGCGCCACCAGGGTGGTCATGCCCCAGAGCGCCAGGGCCGTGCCGGCCTTGGCCGGCGGGTAGCTGGACAGCAGCAGGGTCTGCGACAGCGGGATCATGGGCCCGGCCACCAGGCCCTGCAGCACGCGGCAGAACACCAGCATCTCCAGCGAATGCGCAAAGCCGCAGAGCCAGGAGGCCAGCACGAAGAGCAGCACGCTGGCGGTGAACAGGCGCACGGCTCCGAAGCGCCGGGTCAGCCAGCCCGTCAGGGGCACGGAGATGGCGTTGGCCACGCCAAAGCTCGTGATCACCCAGGTGCCCTGAGTGGTGCTGACGCCCAGATCGCCCGAGATGGCCGGCAGCGAGACATTGGCGATGGAGCTGTCCAGCACGTTCATGAAGGTCGCCAGCGAGAGCGCCAGCGTGCCCAGCACCAGGGCCCCGCCCTTGAGCGGCGCCGGTGCGGCGGCCACAGCAGCAGCGGGCGTGCTCATGACTTGAGGGCGGCGGCGCCGCTATGGGCGCGGATGATGCGCTGCACCTCCTCGTCGGCGCGCTGCTCCTGCAGCTCGAAGACGGCGGTGCGGGCCGGGGCGCGCTGGCTGGCGGCCTGGCTCAGGCTGGGGCCGTCCTGCTGGCGCACGTCCACCTTCACCTCCATGGACAGGCCCACGCGCAGCGGATGCTCGGCCAGTTCCTTGGCATCGAGCTCGATGCGCACGGGCACGCGCTGCACCACCTTGATCCAGTTGCCGGTGGCGTTCTGCGCCGGCAGCAGGGCAAAGGCGGCGCCGGTGCCCGCGCCCAGGCCCACCACCTTGCCGTGGTACTCGAGCTTGTCGCCATAGACATCGGCCAGCAGGGTGGCGCTCTGGCCGATGCGCAGCTTGGCCAGCTGGCTTTCCTTGAAGTTGGCATCCACCCAGGCCTGCTGCAGGCCCACCACGGCCATCAGCGGCGCGCCGGGATTGATGCGCTGGCCCAGCTGCACATTGCGACGCGCCACCCAGCCGTCCACCGGGGCCAGCAGCTCATTGCGCTGCAGGGCCAGCCAGGTCTCGCGCAGGCGGGCGGCGGCGCGCAGCACCTGCGGATGCTGCTGCAGGCTGGTGCCCTCGGTCTGCACCTGGCTGGTGGCCAGCTGCTCGCGCGCGGCCACCTGGGCGGCCTGGGCCGCGGCCAGGGCGCTCTGGGCGGCCTTGACCTGGCTTTGTGCGTGCTCCAGCTCTTCGCGGCCGATGGCGCCGCTGGCCAGCAGGGGCTGACGGCGCTTGAGGTCGTCCTGGGCGCGGCTCAGCTCGGACTGCAGGCGCGCCACCTCGGCCTCGCGCTGGCCGATCTGGGCCTTGAGCGTGCTCTGGCCGGCATAGAGGGCGCGCACCTCGCGCACCGTCTGGCCCAGCTGGGCCTGGGCCTGCTCATAGGCCAGGCGGGCGTCCGCCGGGTCCAGGCTCACCAGGGGCTGGCCGGCCTTGACGAAGTCGGTGTCGTCGGCATGGATGGCTCGCACCGTGCCGCCCACCTGGGGCGTGATCTGCACCACATTGGCCTGCACATAGGCGTTGTCGGTGCTCTCGTAGCGGCTGCCCACCACGGTCTGGTAGACGCCATAGGCGCCCAGGGCGATCAGCACGGCCACGGCGGCCAGGGTCAGCGCCTTCTTGCGCGGGTTCTTGGTGTCGGTGTTGGGGGTGTTCATGAGGATCTCTTGTGTCTTGTTCTGAGTCGCGAGGCCGGGCTTCAGCGCTGGGCCTGCGCCATGGGGGCTGCAGCTTCATTCCAGCCGCCGCCCAGGCTGCGCACCAGGGCCACCTGGGTACCCAGGCGCTGGGCCTGCAGCTCCAGCTGGCTGCGGCGCTGCTGCAGCAGGTTCTGCTCGGCGCTCAGCACGGTCAGGTAGTTGCCCAGGCCGGCCTCGTAGCGCTGGCGGGCCAGATCGCGGCTGGCCTGCAGATGGGCAACGGTCTGGGTCTGCTCGGCGTCCTGGCGCGCCAGGCTGTCCAGCAGGCTGAGCTGGTCGCTGGCCTCGCGCAGGGCTTCCAGCAGCGCGCCGTTGTAGGCGGCCACGGCGCCATCCAGCTCGGCGGCATTGCCCTTGAGCTGGGCGCGCAGGCGGCCGGTGTCAAAGATGGGCAGGCGCAGCGAGGGGCCGAAGCCCAGCTGGCGGCTGCCGCTCTTGAGCAGCTGGTCCAAGCCCAGAGAATTGAAGCCGGCAAAGGCCGTGAGGTTCACATTGGGATAGAACTGCGCGCGGGCCTCGGCCACGCCCTGGGTGGCGGCTTCCACGCGCCAGCGCGCGGCCACCACATCGGGGCGGCGACCCAGCAGGTCCACGCCAAGGCTGCCCTCGCTGCCCAGATTCAGGGCCTGGGGCAGGCGCGGCTGCAGCGCGGCCACGGCCTCCTGGGGCTGGGCGCTCAGCGCGGCCAGCTGGTGGCGCAGCAGCTCGGCCTGGGCCTGCAGGGCCAGGTCTTGCCGGCGCAGCTCGGGCAGGGGCAGCTCGGCGCTGCGCTGCACCGGGGCGTTGTCCAGCCCGGCCTGCACGCGCTGGCGCACCAGGGCCAGGGACTGCTCGCCCTGGCGCAGCTGCTCGGCCAGCAGCTCGCGCTGGGCCAGCACGCGGCCCAGGTCCAGCCAGCTGCGCACCAGGGCGCTGGAGATGTTCAGGCGCGCGGCCGCGGCGTCGGCCTGGGCGGCGCGCTCCTGGCCCACGGCCGCCTGCAGGGCGGCGGCATGGCGGCCGAAGAAGTCCCAGTCATAGCTGATGCCGGCCTGCAGATTGGCGCTGGTGCGCACACTGCCGGCCACGGGCGGGGGCACCAGGCCATGCTCGGTGTAGCGCTGGCGGGTGATGTCGGCGCCCACGCCCACGGTGGGCCGGTCGGCGGCCTGGGCGTTCTCGATGCCGGCGCCGGCGCGGGCGATGCGGGCCTGGGCCTGGGCCAGGCTGGGGTGGCTGGCCAGGGCGCGCTCCAGCAGCGCGTCCAGCGCGGCGTCGCCATAGGCGCGCCACCAGTCGCTGTGCAGGGCGGTGAGCGCGGCGCTGGATTCGTTCTTGAGGCCCAGCTCGGCGCCCTGGTAGGCGCGCGCCGGCTCGGCCAGCTTGGGCAAGGGGGCGCAGGCCGCGAGCAGGCTCAGGGCCGCCAGCGCCGCGGCCAAAGGCCGCAGCGCCGCGAGGGAAAGTTTCTGATCAGACATGGTGTGTGAGGAAAACTGAGTCTTGAGGTGCAGCGGACGCGCCGGCTCTGGATGTGTTGTGTGTCCGGTCGCGTCTTGGGGGCGGACGGGAATCAGCCCTTGGTTTCGCAGCTGCGCAGCAGCTCGCCATTGGCCAGCATGCGGCGCAGCAGGCTCATCAGGGTCTGCCACTCGGCTTCGGTGAAACCGGCCAGATGCAGGTTGAACACCTCGGAGAGCACGGCGGGCAGGCCCTGGGCCAGCTCGCGGCCGGCGGGGCTCAGGTCCACCATGACCACGCGGCGGTCGCTGCTGGAGCGCTCGCGCTGGATCAGCTGCTTGGCCTCCAGGCGGTCGAGCAGGCGCGTGAGCGCGCCCGCATCCAGCCCCATATCGCCCGCCAGCTGGGCTGCGGGACAGGGGCCCCCGAAGAAGAGCCGGAACAGCGGCAACCACTGCGCATGCGTCAGCCCATGGCCGGCCAGGCGCTTGTCGGCCTGCTGGACGATGGACTGCTGCACCCGCTTGATCAGCCAGCCCAGGCTCTCGCCCGGCACATAGCTTTCTGCGCTGTAGAAGGTGGCCGGCGGTGGCGGCTGAGGGGTTTCTGGCATGGGTGGAAATTTACTTGCCTAGGCAAATATTGTCAAGGCAGGTATTGCTACACTCAGCCGCCATGAGCACCGCCACCTCCAGCGCCAGCGCCCGCCCGGGGCCCGGGCAACCCCGTTCGCTCTCGGGCCTGTGGCCCTTTCTCAAGCCCTACCGCGGGCGCATTGCCCTGGCCCTGCTCTTCCTGACCCTGGCGGCCCTGGCCACCCTGGTCTTCCCCCTGGCCCTGCGCGAGCTGGTGGACCAGGGCGTGGTGGCGGCCGATCCCGGCGAGCGCGTGCTGGCCCTGCGCGGGCACTTCCTGGCGCTCTTCGGCGTGGGCGCCGCCCTGGGCCTGTTTTCGGCCCTGCGCTTTTATGCCGTGAGCTGGCTGGGCGAGCGCGTGAGCGCCGATCTGCGCCAGGCGGTGTACGCCCATGTGCTGAGCCAGAGCCCCGAGTTCTTCGAGCACACCCAGACCGGCGAGGTGCTCAGCCGCATCACCACCGACACCACCGTGGTGCAAAGCGTGGTGGGCTCCAGCCTCTCAATGGGTCTGCGCAATCTGGTGATGGGCCTGGGGGCCCTGGTGATGCTGGTGCTGACCAATCCCTGGGTCATGGGCCAGGTGCTGGGCCTGCTGCTGCTGGTGGTGGCGCCGGCGCTCTACTTCGGACGCCGGGTGCGCAAGCTCTCGCGCGCCAGCCAGGACCGTGTGGCCGACACCAGCGCCATCGCGGCCGAGGTGCTGAATGCCGTGCCCGTGGTGCAGAGCTACACCCAGGAAGGCGCAGAGACCCGCCGCTTTGCCAGCGCCAGCGAGGCCGCCTTCGACACCGCGCAG is part of the Shinella sp. XGS7 genome and harbors:
- a CDS encoding GGDEF domain-containing protein, which produces MPQPQHDPEQPAWLPVLNRWVQRLGLGRSLALLVGAVWLLSVLISQLVISLLGEGNRLIAALSASACALGITSVFGYLFLSLVQHLDRAHLRMSRHATLDGLTGTFNRRHFLELVEREWSRARRYDTACALLLLDVDHFKLVNDRHGHLCGDQLLRRIAEVSCETLRQADVLARFGGEEFIIFLPHTDPLGALDVAERIREGIQALDFRWEGAVIPVSASLGVAALADHHITLDQLISEADEALYSAKAAGRNCVRAGAGLLPGRSAGVVRKS
- a CDS encoding ABC transporter ATP-binding protein, whose product is MNPPRHPVLQARGLGKRYGELPVFSGISLELRAGELVALLGESGCGKSTLLNCLAGLDSVEAGEVRLLDQPLSALPEPAQAALRRRALGFVFQAFHVLPQLSVADNVALPLLLLGRPDAARVQQLLEAVGLAGLGERAPRQLSGGQLQRVAIARALVHRPALVLADEPTGNLDPRHAAQVLELLRAQCRQEGAACLLVTHSERAAASADRCLRMDAEGLQPWSPSPH
- the miaA gene encoding tRNA (adenosine(37)-N6)-dimethylallyltransferase MiaA; its protein translation is MTLRPICLAGPTGCGKTAAALALAQYLPLEIISVDSALVYRGMDIGTAKPTPAEQALAPHHLIDILDPLDSYSAAEFARDAQRLAAEILARGRLPLLVGGTMLYFKALFEGLSPLPQADEALRAELDAEAARIGWPAMHARLAEVDPITAARLAPGDSQRIQRALEVWHLSGRPLSALHAEQAKSPGVDWPLLSLEPTDRAWLHQRLAQRFQQMLEQGLVAEVQGLRARGDLSPDLPSMRCVGYRQTWECLDAGDLAPLAERGIAATRQLAKRQITWLRSMPQRQVIDCQNPEATLHVLAAVHKLLT
- a CDS encoding ABC transporter permease translates to MVALASLTRWLRALSWPMARAQAGRQLLALLAIALGVALAYGVQLLNDSALGEFEAAQRQLTGTPDLVLAAEGGGALSDEWPARLAALPGVQQSAPVLEATLNLLPSRQGLRLLGLDALQSAQFRPALLPQPFVDQAADAGPLALLAPDAVYLNEAALRLLPTPRPSHISLRWSAQGQTRSASLRLAGRVEAAGAPLAVMDIAGAQALLGRLGELDRVELRLAEGATAPPLPAGLKAVPPEAGRGEDLAALSRAYRVNLSVLALMALFTGAFLVFAVQSLAAAQRQPQLALLGVLGLSARERFALVLAEAALLGLLGSALGLLGGAGLAALGLQLLDGDLGSGLLGGGGQSRLHIELLPLLIYGGLGLAVAMLGAIGPAWQARHMAPAQVLKGLGAELLPAPPVWLGPLLLLAGAGLAWLPAWGGLPLAAYLGMLCMLLGGLLCVPPLVRALGALLPGQRHAGLLLLRQRAREGAGEAAQLLAGVLVALALSVAMLVMIYSFRASLSQWLQQMLPADLYVRSALRGEAGLRAPLPAEFVAAVQRSGLVRELQPQRSRRIALPPAAGEAQPRWITLLARPVPDESRLPLVGERASAPAPGLQPLYPNEALRDQLGLQPGARLSLPGLGPQGQALEGYVRAVWRDYSRQSGALLVPHADYLRASGDAEVNELYIWLAPGAEPGAVQAGLRTLAGEAQDIEQVSSGELLAISLHIFDRSFAVSYWLQAIALGLGLVGVAATLSAQVLSRRREFGLLRHLGFSRAQLRILLLAETAVQTTAGALLGLGLGLAISAVLVFVVNPQSFHWSMDLALPTARLAALLAATLAAALLTAWLAGRRSLGQDLLRAVREDW
- a CDS encoding lipocalin-like domain-containing protein — translated: MRGFIIKGMNPRRALLQQLAALGLSTGLAGTGALLLPRPAFALERRPLSFPRDHGAHPESGLEWWYLTGLLAEQDWGAPRWGFQLTFFRVRHGDAAVQQHPSRLAPRQLLLAHVALTDLTRGQLQHDQRVARLGLGHARYAEADTDLRLQDWWLRREPAASAEAGGSRYRAAFGGQRFALQLDLSTALPPLLQGEAGWSRKGPEPQHASQYYSQTQLQGQVLLRDQEGKTRPYLARAWLDHEWSDALLAPEAQGWDWMGLNLQDGRALTAFRLRRADGSELWSGGSLREAGGASRSFAPGELRLKPLREWRSPASGARYPLAWALDGPGLGSGGGWRLEALADAQEVDARASSGVLYWEGAALLRNAQGQAIGRGYLELTGYAQRMRVG